One window of Agromyces rhizosphaerae genomic DNA carries:
- a CDS encoding SIR2 family protein: MWITGDVELPDEVLAAQAEGRLVFFVGAGASVAPPSDLPLFGVLAEKLAVLARVPYDDAVAIDYFLGSMPDDFDAHGHTRDIISTANSMPNSTHGAIVRLASATGSLRVVTTNFDDHLASAAASEGIAIADKWIGPALPLGDDFEGLVHLHGSVTRHPRELVLTDQDFGRAYLTAAWATRFLLPMFQRFTVVFIGYSHDDPIMRYLALGLPSGTPRFALTSADSAHDIKWKRLGVRPVAYPVSGHDHGALVRALIAWDVRARMGQIEHGARIQEIVSAGPTLTPVDRDYLIERLTCREGASDFAKATTSESTELKLEWLRWLESFAGFRELFEPGDVDEASAILGKWFCRTFLAAPGLHGAALQTVQRLGQTFAEPLFTTAGFSVEELDQADPTAGARWRAFLATSVHGFTAPARSDVLLPFVPGAAPRSVSVLRFAIRPFLVLKPRWFLEEPETPTAVPDADVSWHGDEYALTPHLSAAVQAARPGDQSLGLALEEALTAAYDLLDTYRGEPGWDALSFGRSAIEPHPQDEFREPIDAIIDALRDFGLRVYATQRDLPGRWWATGRQLFQRVALHLTAVDSDLDSNSKLEWLLDRSDLYEDGLKHETYAVLAASVAGASSETRGRVLETVMVGPDLPAESPDRDRHVEYGKYNLLVWLVAHAPSWVEASSALEAIRQANQDFAPRDHPDFDTWMSSGTWGGRLPVDPSEFTAGIRADAATTLADLLSRDFSERAFDEPTWRDTLSLLTQSVESDASIGDSLWDEVLLQVADQPRQAEMLRAIVAGWSKADLNSSALVAIERTSTLVPDAEAAFQVGRFLVEQVRKRVDDVEDDSLKNMRAMARALWLAHGSAFSHAQGVDVMSLAPLYLNSWPGSLALYWLTEIDRRWRQDRDVWAGLNEEEQEAVIQLLAGPSHALDATRPAFTSQLFFLFMADADFASAHLLPLFNDAESAALVWNAFLHHPRYNDRLLAAGLLDAMVAAWDRLGSIVEETIRQQFFGVVVSVASFSGVTNEERQGLLDRSVLSENGAYAERFAGSITRLLRVDRVDGAAIWERWLRAHVHDRLNGVPRIASADELACWADAVPFCGTAIPDGIALFDGRAPGFGEQSVLTDFPAGVLAAHGPELVEFFAARARNTVRSGFGLSYRVRRLVDLIRSELGDEVAGPLVDALRARGFLDEPT, encoded by the coding sequence ATGTGGATCACCGGTGATGTTGAACTGCCCGATGAAGTGCTCGCCGCACAGGCAGAAGGTCGCCTCGTGTTCTTCGTTGGTGCAGGAGCAAGCGTTGCACCCCCTTCAGATCTTCCGCTGTTTGGGGTGCTCGCCGAGAAGTTGGCGGTCCTAGCTCGCGTCCCATACGACGACGCGGTCGCGATCGACTATTTCCTCGGCTCGATGCCGGATGATTTCGACGCCCACGGTCACACTCGAGACATCATCTCGACTGCCAACTCAATGCCGAACTCGACCCACGGCGCTATCGTCCGACTAGCTTCTGCCACAGGCTCCTTGAGGGTGGTGACGACCAACTTCGATGACCATCTTGCCTCAGCAGCTGCTAGTGAGGGCATCGCTATTGCGGACAAGTGGATCGGACCGGCGCTACCTCTCGGGGATGACTTTGAAGGGCTCGTACACCTTCACGGCTCGGTGACACGGCATCCGCGCGAACTTGTTCTCACCGATCAAGACTTCGGCCGCGCCTACCTCACCGCTGCATGGGCGACGCGGTTTCTATTGCCTATGTTCCAGCGGTTCACCGTCGTCTTCATTGGCTATAGTCACGACGACCCGATCATGCGTTATCTCGCACTAGGCCTGCCTTCTGGCACCCCCCGCTTTGCCCTAACCAGCGCCGACAGCGCACATGACATCAAGTGGAAACGACTCGGCGTCCGGCCCGTGGCGTACCCGGTGTCGGGTCATGATCATGGGGCGCTCGTTCGAGCCCTCATAGCGTGGGATGTCCGCGCTCGGATGGGACAGATCGAGCATGGCGCCCGGATCCAGGAGATCGTTTCCGCTGGTCCGACTCTTACTCCGGTGGATCGCGACTATCTGATTGAGCGGCTAACTTGCCGTGAGGGTGCTTCCGACTTTGCAAAGGCGACCACGTCCGAGTCGACTGAGCTGAAGCTCGAGTGGCTTCGCTGGCTGGAGAGTTTCGCGGGTTTCAGAGAGCTCTTTGAGCCCGGGGACGTGGACGAGGCCTCGGCCATCCTAGGGAAATGGTTCTGCCGCACGTTCCTCGCTGCCCCAGGCTTGCATGGAGCCGCACTTCAGACTGTGCAGCGCCTCGGCCAGACGTTCGCGGAACCGTTGTTCACAACGGCTGGCTTCTCCGTTGAGGAGTTAGATCAGGCAGACCCGACAGCAGGAGCACGGTGGCGCGCCTTTCTCGCGACGTCGGTGCACGGGTTTACCGCGCCCGCGCGATCGGACGTGTTGCTTCCGTTCGTTCCCGGCGCAGCGCCGCGAAGTGTTTCCGTCCTGCGTTTCGCTATCCGCCCGTTTCTGGTCCTCAAGCCTCGATGGTTCCTCGAGGAGCCCGAGACCCCGACGGCCGTGCCCGACGCCGACGTCAGTTGGCATGGCGACGAGTATGCGCTAACCCCTCACCTGTCCGCTGCAGTTCAAGCGGCGCGGCCCGGGGATCAATCGCTGGGTCTCGCGCTCGAGGAGGCATTGACCGCGGCCTATGACCTGCTCGATACATATCGTGGGGAGCCCGGTTGGGACGCGCTTTCATTCGGTCGTTCGGCGATTGAACCGCATCCGCAGGATGAGTTCCGCGAGCCCATCGATGCGATCATCGATGCACTGCGCGACTTCGGTCTTCGAGTGTATGCAACTCAACGGGACCTGCCCGGTAGATGGTGGGCAACTGGGCGCCAACTCTTCCAGCGAGTCGCTCTACACCTGACGGCGGTAGATTCGGATCTCGACTCGAATTCCAAGCTCGAATGGCTGCTGGACCGAAGCGATCTCTACGAGGACGGTCTGAAGCATGAAACCTATGCCGTCCTAGCTGCCAGCGTCGCCGGTGCATCCAGCGAGACTCGAGGGCGGGTGCTCGAGACCGTAATGGTCGGGCCGGATCTCCCCGCGGAATCTCCTGATCGCGATCGGCACGTGGAGTACGGCAAGTACAACTTGCTAGTGTGGCTGGTCGCCCACGCGCCGTCGTGGGTAGAGGCAAGCTCCGCTCTCGAGGCCATCCGACAAGCGAACCAGGACTTTGCTCCGAGAGATCATCCGGACTTCGACACATGGATGTCGTCCGGCACATGGGGCGGTCGACTGCCCGTAGATCCATCCGAGTTCACGGCTGGCATCCGCGCCGATGCCGCGACGACACTCGCGGATCTGCTCTCGAGAGACTTCTCTGAGCGGGCGTTCGATGAGCCGACCTGGCGTGACACGCTTTCTTTGCTCACGCAGTCGGTAGAGAGCGACGCATCGATTGGTGACAGCCTGTGGGACGAAGTCCTCTTGCAGGTCGCAGATCAGCCGCGACAGGCTGAGATGCTTCGCGCAATCGTGGCTGGATGGTCGAAAGCTGATCTCAATTCTTCAGCACTCGTTGCTATTGAGAGGACGAGCACGCTTGTGCCAGACGCTGAGGCGGCCTTTCAGGTTGGTCGATTCCTAGTTGAGCAGGTACGAAAGCGAGTCGATGATGTTGAAGATGACTCGCTGAAGAACATGCGAGCCATGGCGCGGGCGCTTTGGCTTGCACATGGTAGTGCGTTTAGTCATGCCCAAGGTGTTGACGTGATGTCGTTGGCACCTTTGTATCTGAACTCGTGGCCTGGGAGCCTTGCCCTCTACTGGCTGACCGAAATCGATAGGCGTTGGAGGCAGGACCGAGACGTTTGGGCTGGCCTCAACGAAGAGGAGCAAGAGGCGGTGATTCAGCTTCTAGCCGGCCCATCCCACGCCCTCGACGCGACACGTCCCGCGTTCACGAGCCAGTTGTTCTTCCTGTTTATGGCAGACGCCGACTTTGCCTCTGCGCACCTTCTCCCGCTGTTCAACGACGCCGAGAGCGCTGCGCTCGTCTGGAACGCGTTCCTGCACCACCCGCGATACAACGACAGATTGCTCGCGGCAGGTCTGCTTGACGCAATGGTGGCTGCATGGGATCGACTCGGGAGCATCGTTGAAGAGACGATCCGGCAGCAGTTCTTCGGCGTCGTGGTTTCGGTCGCTTCGTTTTCGGGCGTCACGAACGAAGAGCGTCAGGGGCTACTTGACCGAAGTGTGCTTTCGGAGAACGGTGCGTACGCGGAGCGCTTCGCGGGGTCAATCACTAGACTTCTCCGCGTTGATCGGGTTGATGGCGCGGCGATTTGGGAGCGGTGGTTGCGCGCTCACGTCCATGATCGACTCAATGGAGTCCCGCGTATCGCATCAGCAGATGAGCTCGCGTGCTGGGCTGACGCCGTCCCATTTTGCGGCACCGCTATCCCCGATGGCATCGCGCTTTTTGACGGGCGGGCCCCCGGGTTTGGCGAGCAGTCCGTTCTGACCGACTTTCCGGCCGGAGTCCTCGCCGCCCACGGGCCAGAGTTGGTCGAGTTCTTCGCGGCACGTGCAAGGAACACAGTCCGAAGCGGATTTGGTCTTTCCTACCGAGTTCGTCGGCTCGTTGATTTGATTCGATCGGAACTGGGCGATGAAGTCGCTGGTCCGCTCGTGGACGCCTTGCGTGCGAGGGGCTTCCTAGACGAACCGACTTGA
- a CDS encoding long-chain-fatty-acid--CoA ligase — protein MTDRIIDGYGRATMSIAAILSETAHRMPDNVALIWNDEKTTYGDLWRQTRAYAGALRDRGIGPGDRVAMIVPNVPDFPRVYYAVLSLGAVVVPVHLLFKADEIEYVLRDSGAKLAVVAAPMLQEAGAAAARAGVPMVSVLLPEAMKDQVPVPRLEDEASVAVPIERYASVSPMDAATVLYTSGTTGKPKGAVGMHLGMIEQVNTNLIDTFPLQSDDVLFGGLPLFHTYGQMSVLNISFRKGAAIILLPKFDADEALALMTKHGATLFTAVPTMYIALLHAARRQSEHPQLRFAVSGGAALPVSVLEEFERTFGAEVHEGYGLTETSPTVAFNSVGVPTRPGTVGTPLWGVDVEIADAEVEDQIVLLPHGEAGEIVVRGHALFAGYLAMPDATEAAFTDGWFRTGDIGTKDDDDYITICDRKKDMIVRNGYNVYPSEVEAVLIQHPDVANIAVFGLSDETRGQEVNAAAVLEPGASVTEAELIAWAQERMAAYKYPRHIDFVAELPLGASGKVLKRELVARYSAVVAH, from the coding sequence ATGACCGACCGCATCATCGACGGCTACGGCCGCGCGACCATGTCGATCGCGGCGATCCTCTCCGAGACCGCGCACCGCATGCCCGACAACGTCGCCCTCATCTGGAACGACGAGAAGACCACGTACGGCGACCTGTGGCGCCAGACCCGCGCCTACGCCGGCGCCCTGCGCGACCGCGGCATCGGCCCGGGCGACCGCGTCGCGATGATCGTGCCGAACGTGCCCGACTTCCCGCGCGTCTACTACGCGGTGCTCTCGCTCGGTGCGGTCGTCGTGCCCGTGCACCTGCTGTTCAAGGCCGACGAGATCGAGTACGTGCTGCGCGACTCGGGCGCGAAGCTCGCGGTCGTCGCCGCGCCGATGCTGCAGGAGGCCGGGGCGGCCGCCGCGCGTGCGGGCGTGCCGATGGTCTCGGTGCTGCTGCCCGAGGCCATGAAGGACCAGGTTCCGGTGCCGCGGCTGGAGGACGAGGCATCCGTCGCCGTGCCCATCGAGCGCTACGCGTCGGTCTCGCCGATGGACGCCGCCACGGTGCTCTACACGAGCGGCACGACCGGCAAGCCGAAGGGCGCGGTCGGCATGCACCTCGGCATGATCGAGCAGGTCAACACGAACCTCATCGACACGTTCCCGCTGCAGAGCGACGACGTGCTCTTCGGCGGCCTGCCCCTGTTCCATACCTATGGGCAGATGTCGGTGCTGAACATCTCGTTCCGCAAGGGCGCGGCGATCATCCTGCTGCCGAAGTTCGACGCCGACGAGGCGCTCGCGCTCATGACGAAGCACGGCGCGACGCTGTTCACGGCCGTGCCGACCATGTACATCGCGCTGCTGCACGCGGCGCGCCGGCAGTCGGAGCACCCGCAGCTGCGCTTCGCCGTGTCGGGCGGGGCGGCGCTGCCGGTGAGCGTGCTCGAGGAGTTCGAGCGCACGTTCGGTGCCGAGGTGCACGAGGGGTACGGGCTGACCGAGACGTCGCCGACCGTGGCGTTCAACTCGGTCGGCGTGCCCACCCGCCCCGGCACGGTCGGCACCCCGCTCTGGGGCGTCGACGTGGAGATCGCCGACGCCGAGGTCGAGGATCAAATCGTGCTGCTGCCGCACGGCGAGGCCGGCGAGATCGTGGTGCGCGGGCACGCGCTGTTCGCGGGCTATTTGGCGATGCCGGATGCCACGGAGGCGGCGTTCACCGACGGCTGGTTCCGCACCGGCGACATCGGCACGAAGGACGACGACGACTACATCACGATCTGCGACCGCAAGAAGGACATGATCGTGCGCAACGGCTACAACGTCTACCCGAGCGAGGTCGAGGCCGTGCTCATCCAGCACCCCGACGTCGCCAACATCGCCGTCTTCGGCCTCTCAGATGAGACCCGCGGCCAGGAGGTCAACGCCGCGGCCGTGCTCGAGCCCGGCGCATCCGTCACCGAGGCCGAGCTCATCGCCTGGGCCCAGGAGCGCATGGCCGCCTACAAGTACCCCCGCCACATCGACTTCGTCGCCGAGCTGCCGCTGGGTGCCAGCGGCAAGGTGCTCAAGCGCGAGTTGGTGGCGCGGTACTCCGCGGTGGTGGCGCATTGA
- a CDS encoding acyl-CoA dehydrogenase family protein, with product MDFAPSARAAAVADETRRFLDEEVLPAEPVLAEQLAATPDEWGFRPVVDDLRRAARERGLWNLFLPGTRDDGSAGLSNLDYAPVAELSGRSPKLAPVAMNCAAPDTGNMELLNDFGTASQRDEWLAPLLDARIRSAFCMTEPEVASSDATNIATRIRRDGDEFVISGRKWWSTGAMNPDATLFIVMGKTDPDAPRHRQQSMVLVPRDAPGVEVVRPLTVFGYDDRDHGGHAEVAFHDVRVPVSNLLGGEGEGFAMAQARLGPGRIHHCMRLIGMGERAIELMRERAGSRVAFGRPLAEQGVVREWIARSRVELEAMRLLVLKTAWLMDTVGNRQAMTEIQSIKIAVPGTVQGILDRAMQLHGGGGVSSDHPLAEMYAAARTLRLADGPDEVHLNSLGRAQLRDPAWPFPGTSTTTKGTLT from the coding sequence ATGGACTTCGCGCCCAGCGCCCGCGCCGCCGCCGTCGCCGACGAGACCCGCCGGTTCCTCGACGAGGAGGTGCTGCCCGCGGAGCCGGTGCTCGCGGAGCAGCTCGCGGCGACGCCCGACGAGTGGGGCTTCCGCCCGGTCGTCGACGACCTGCGGCGGGCGGCCCGCGAGCGCGGGCTGTGGAACCTGTTCCTGCCCGGCACCCGCGACGACGGAAGCGCAGGATTGTCGAACCTCGACTACGCCCCCGTTGCCGAGCTCAGCGGGCGCAGCCCGAAGCTCGCGCCGGTCGCGATGAACTGCGCCGCGCCCGACACGGGCAACATGGAGCTGCTCAACGACTTCGGCACGGCTTCGCAGCGCGACGAGTGGCTGGCCCCGCTGCTCGATGCGCGCATCCGCTCGGCCTTCTGCATGACCGAGCCCGAGGTCGCGTCGTCGGATGCGACGAACATCGCCACCCGCATCCGCCGCGACGGCGACGAGTTCGTGATCTCGGGGCGCAAGTGGTGGTCGACCGGGGCGATGAACCCCGACGCGACGCTGTTCATCGTGATGGGCAAGACCGACCCGGATGCTCCGCGCCATCGCCAGCAGTCGATGGTGCTCGTGCCCCGTGACGCCCCCGGCGTCGAGGTCGTGCGGCCGCTCACCGTGTTCGGCTACGACGACCGCGACCACGGCGGGCACGCGGAGGTCGCGTTCCACGACGTGCGCGTGCCGGTGTCGAACCTGCTCGGCGGCGAGGGCGAGGGGTTCGCGATGGCGCAGGCGCGGCTCGGGCCCGGTCGCATCCACCACTGCATGCGCCTCATCGGCATGGGCGAGCGCGCCATCGAGCTGATGCGCGAGCGCGCCGGGTCGCGGGTCGCGTTCGGCCGGCCGCTCGCCGAGCAGGGCGTGGTGCGCGAGTGGATCGCCCGTTCGCGCGTCGAGCTCGAGGCCATGCGCCTGCTCGTGCTGAAGACCGCGTGGCTCATGGACACCGTCGGCAACCGGCAGGCGATGACCGAGATCCAGTCGATCAAGATCGCCGTGCCCGGCACCGTGCAGGGCATCCTCGACCGCGCGATGCAGCTGCACGGGGGCGGTGGAGTCTCGAGCGACCACCCGCTCGCCGAGATGTACGCTGCCGCCCGTACCCTGCGCCTCGCCGACGGCCCCGACGAGGTGCACCTGAACTCCCTGGGGCGCGCACAGCTGCGCGACCCCGCCTGGCCCTTCCCCGGCACGTCAACGACGACGAAAGGCACCCTGACATGA
- a CDS encoding phosphotransferase family protein — MDEALAPTAERGTRTAAAVDTAAPAGVDPVALRAWLADHRPDLLGADPLDGALTATLLAGGKSNLTYRIDGGARPMVLRRPPLGHVLRTAHDMGREFRIISALAGTDVPVPAAYVLVDDTDGTAGVGTDFYLMELVEGRILRTAADNAGFDPETLNGLGFRLVETLAALHELDPADVGLADFGRPDGYLARQVRRWGQQYDGSRSRDLPDLDRLLDRIANDIPETRFTSLLHGDFRLDNVLVAQDAGGRASVAAILDWEMATIGDSLADLGLLGLYWNLAEVGLGSPDLGLTAIDPAVGYPEFDELCARYAELRGIRLPSLSWYLAFAALKLAIILEGIHYRHEAGETLGPGFDGIGNLVAPLARYGLRALEEDA, encoded by the coding sequence GTGGACGAAGCACTGGCGCCCACCGCCGAGCGCGGCACCCGCACCGCGGCGGCGGTCGACACGGCCGCACCCGCCGGGGTCGACCCGGTCGCGCTGCGCGCCTGGCTCGCCGACCACCGCCCCGACCTGCTCGGCGCAGACCCGCTCGACGGCGCGCTGACGGCCACGCTCCTCGCCGGCGGCAAGTCCAACCTCACGTACCGCATCGACGGCGGCGCCCGCCCGATGGTGCTGCGCCGCCCGCCGCTCGGACACGTGCTGCGCACCGCGCACGACATGGGCCGCGAGTTCCGCATCATCTCCGCGCTCGCCGGCACCGACGTGCCCGTGCCCGCCGCCTACGTGCTCGTCGACGACACCGACGGCACCGCTGGCGTCGGCACCGACTTCTACCTGATGGAACTGGTCGAGGGACGCATCCTGCGCACCGCGGCCGACAACGCCGGCTTCGACCCCGAGACGCTCAACGGCCTGGGCTTCCGCCTCGTCGAGACGCTCGCCGCGCTGCACGAGCTCGACCCGGCCGACGTGGGCCTCGCCGACTTCGGCCGGCCCGACGGGTACCTCGCGCGCCAGGTGCGCCGGTGGGGGCAGCAGTACGACGGCTCGCGCAGCCGCGACCTGCCCGACCTCGACCGGCTGCTCGACCGCATCGCGAACGACATCCCCGAGACCAGATTCACGTCGCTGCTGCACGGCGACTTCCGGCTCGACAACGTGCTCGTCGCGCAAGACGCCGGCGGCCGCGCGAGCGTCGCGGCGATCCTCGACTGGGAGATGGCGACCATCGGCGACTCGCTCGCCGACCTCGGGCTGCTCGGCCTCTACTGGAACCTCGCCGAGGTCGGCCTCGGCTCGCCCGACCTCGGCCTCACGGCCATCGACCCGGCCGTCGGGTATCCCGAGTTCGACGAGCTGTGCGCGAGGTACGCCGAGCTCAGGGGCATCCGCCTGCCGTCGCTGTCGTGGTACCTCGCGTTCGCGGCGCTGAAGCTCGCGATCATCCTCGAGGGCATCCACTACCGGCACGAGGCCGGCGAGACGCTCGGGCCCGGGTTCGACGGCATCGGCAACCTCGTCGCGCCGCTCGCGCGCTACGGCCTGCGCGCGCTCGAGGAGGACGCCTGA
- a CDS encoding acyl-CoA thioesterase, whose translation MPRPADYGHLASFPTRWNDNDVYGHVNNVVYYAAMDSAVNAWMIARGLDIEQGDAIGLVVSSSCDYHASGAYPDVLEVGVRIGRLGTSSVTWETGIFRASDAELLATGRFVHVFVDRESRRPTPVPATLRVAMERELVVAGGEG comes from the coding sequence ATGCCTCGCCCAGCCGACTACGGCCACCTGGCGTCGTTCCCGACGAGGTGGAACGACAACGACGTGTACGGGCACGTGAACAACGTCGTCTACTACGCGGCGATGGACAGCGCGGTGAACGCCTGGATGATCGCGCGCGGGCTCGACATCGAGCAGGGCGACGCGATCGGACTCGTGGTGAGCTCGTCGTGCGACTACCACGCGTCGGGCGCCTACCCCGACGTGCTCGAGGTGGGCGTGCGCATCGGGCGCCTGGGCACGTCGAGCGTGACGTGGGAGACCGGCATCTTCCGGGCATCCGACGCCGAACTGCTCGCGACCGGGCGCTTCGTGCACGTGTTCGTCGACCGCGAGTCGCGCCGGCCGACGCCGGTGCCGGCCACGCTGCGGGTGGCGATGGAGCGCGAGCTCGTCGTCGCCGGCGGCGAGGGCTGA
- a CDS encoding QsdR family transcriptional regulator, giving the protein MTTTDATGTRPAEPAADEASAPRLGLVAVRAVPTRLSDRLGMSGEPHADALRAFRAARHEFIAGSRIDMGALAADLGVDRTSLFRWVGNRDALLSEVLWSLAIPTLDRADHPELHGPARLVELLSAFVDALIDADYFRTFLTREPARALRLLTTADSEIQRRLRVVIETAIDEEAVRGTYAPPLPTADLAYLLARIAESFIYADLITGDEPDAAKARDAFALVLGR; this is encoded by the coding sequence ATGACGACGACGGATGCCACGGGCACACGACCCGCGGAACCGGCCGCCGACGAGGCATCCGCCCCTCGTCTCGGGCTCGTGGCCGTGCGCGCCGTGCCGACCCGGCTCAGCGATCGCCTCGGCATGTCGGGCGAACCGCACGCCGACGCGCTGCGGGCCTTCCGGGCCGCGCGGCACGAGTTCATCGCCGGGTCGCGCATCGACATGGGCGCGCTCGCGGCCGACCTCGGCGTCGACCGCACGTCGCTGTTCCGCTGGGTCGGCAACCGCGACGCGCTGCTCAGCGAGGTGCTCTGGTCGCTCGCGATCCCGACCCTCGACCGCGCCGACCACCCCGAGCTGCACGGCCCCGCGCGCCTGGTCGAGCTGCTGAGCGCGTTCGTCGACGCCCTGATCGACGCCGACTACTTCCGCACCTTCCTCACCCGCGAGCCCGCCCGCGCGCTGCGGCTGCTCACGACCGCAGACAGCGAGATCCAGCGCCGGCTGCGCGTCGTCATCGAGACCGCGATCGACGAGGAGGCCGTGCGCGGCACCTACGCGCCACCGCTGCCGACGGCCGACCTGGCGTACCTGCTCGCGCGCATCGCCGAGTCGTTCATCTACGCCGACCTCATCACGGGCGACGAACCCGACGCTGCCAAGGCGCGCGACGCGTTCGCGCTGGTGCTCGGGCGATGA
- a CDS encoding acyl-CoA dehydrogenase family protein yields the protein MTDQMTTLTETPLLAADFYGFQSTLTPEEQASLGRIRAFLEGELKPIADEYWDRAESAVHLIPRFAELGVFGAAWPETRQFENSELYRAWVALEIARVDPSSCTLVGVHNGLGMTSIAVGGSEEQKAEWMGPMARGEVIGAFGLTEPGHGSDTARGLETTATRRGDEWVLNGAKRWIGNATFADMVIIWARDTADDQVKGFIVRTPAIGFTATKIERKQSLRGVQNADIVLEDVVVPERDRLQRIDSFRDLAVVLRLTRAGVAWQAIGVAVGAYEAALAYSKERVQFGKPIASYQLTQEKLATALSNITASIAMCVRLAEMEGEGEQHDHHSAMAKAFTTKMMRETVALCREIAGGNGIQLDHGLARFFADAEAVYTFEGTYDMNQLIVGRAITGIAAFR from the coding sequence ATGACCGACCAGATGACCACGCTGACCGAGACCCCGCTGCTCGCGGCGGACTTCTACGGGTTCCAGTCGACGCTCACGCCTGAGGAGCAGGCGTCGCTCGGCCGCATCCGCGCCTTCCTCGAGGGGGAGCTGAAGCCCATCGCCGACGAGTACTGGGACCGCGCCGAGAGCGCCGTGCACCTCATTCCCCGCTTCGCCGAACTCGGCGTCTTCGGCGCCGCCTGGCCCGAGACCCGCCAGTTCGAGAACAGCGAGCTGTACCGGGCGTGGGTCGCGCTCGAGATCGCGCGGGTCGATCCGTCGAGCTGCACGCTCGTGGGCGTGCACAACGGGCTCGGCATGACCTCGATCGCCGTCGGCGGCTCGGAGGAGCAGAAGGCCGAGTGGATGGGCCCGATGGCGCGGGGCGAGGTCATCGGCGCGTTCGGGCTCACCGAGCCGGGGCACGGCTCCGACACCGCGCGCGGGCTGGAGACCACCGCCACCCGCCGCGGCGACGAGTGGGTGCTGAACGGCGCCAAGCGCTGGATCGGCAACGCCACCTTCGCCGACATGGTCATCATCTGGGCGCGTGACACCGCCGACGACCAGGTCAAGGGCTTCATCGTGCGCACGCCCGCGATCGGGTTCACCGCGACGAAGATCGAGCGGAAGCAGTCGCTGCGCGGCGTGCAGAACGCCGACATCGTGCTCGAGGACGTCGTCGTGCCCGAGCGCGATCGCCTGCAGCGCATCGACTCGTTCCGCGACCTCGCCGTCGTGCTGCGCCTCACCCGCGCCGGCGTCGCCTGGCAGGCCATCGGCGTCGCCGTCGGCGCCTACGAGGCCGCGCTCGCCTACTCGAAGGAGCGCGTGCAGTTCGGCAAGCCGATCGCGTCGTACCAGCTCACCCAGGAGAAGCTCGCCACCGCGCTGTCGAACATCACCGCGTCGATCGCGATGTGCGTGCGCCTCGCCGAGATGGAGGGCGAGGGCGAGCAGCACGACCACCACTCCGCCATGGCCAAGGCGTTCACGACCAAAATGATGCGCGAGACCGTCGCGCTCTGCCGCGAGATCGCGGGCGGCAACGGCATCCAGCTCGACCACGGGCTCGCACGGTTCTTCGCCGACGCCGAGGCCGTCTACACGTTCGAGGGCACGTACGACATGAACCAGCTCATCGTCGGCCGCGCCATCACGGGCATCGCGGCGTTCCGCTGA